One Bythopirellula goksoeyrii genomic window, AGAGTTTTCGTCTGGGTTTTCCACCTGAATGACTTCCCATGTCTGCGGACCACTTTCTGGGTCGGACGTTTCCCACAAGGACATCCCTTCCTCAAAGGAGTCTTGGACCAATAGCGGCAGTTCCTCTGCCTGGCAACACGTGATCACGAAGTAGCAGAATAGATTCACAACGAGAATTAAAAGATTTCGCATGGGTTCTCCTGAAATAGCGATGGTGACAAGTTCCCATTAGAAGTCCCTGCAGAGTAAGGAACAACCCCCACCGAAGTTCGTTAATTGTTGCCACAGAATTCGGTAAAATGATACAACTTGATTCCGAGAGAACTGAGGCCACCGAGTTTGTGGTTCACGACTGGAGCGATCAAGGATCTGACAGCCACAAGAAACACAAAACACACGAAAAGAAAAGTATTGGACAGCCCGATTAAGTCCCTAGGTTTTTGTGCCTTTTTGTGTTTCTTGTGGCATTCATCTTCAACCATTTCTGTTATCTCTGTTGCCTCCTGTTCACAGATTAATCGTAATCACATACTCTGCCTAACACCAAACAACCTAGCCAACGCAACCTATGCACAGCAAAATATCTCCATTGCGAATACGTACGGCAAACGATAATGCAATCCAGCCGCAAGGCCAATTCGTGCTCTATTGGATGATTGCCAATCGCCGCACGCGATGGAACTTTAGCCTGCAACGAGCCGTCGAATGGGCGCAGGATTTGGACAAACCACTGGTCATTCTCGAAGCCTTGCGCTGCGACTACCGCTGGGCTAGCGACCGTTTGCATCGCTTTGTGATCCAAGGAATGATCGACAACGCTGCGGCTCTGCGTAAGGATCCTGTTAGCTACCTCCCCTATTTAGAACGACAACCTGGCGACGGCTCCGGTTTCCTTGCCCGGCTCGCGCGCGAGGCTTGTGTCGTTGTTGCAGATGATTTCCCCTGCTTCTTCTTGCCGAGGATGATCTCGGTAGCCTCGAAACAGATTCCTTGTCGATTCGAGCTGGTGGATTCCAACGGCCTGCTCCCGATGCGGGCAACCGACAAGGTATTCTTGCGCGCCTACGATTTTCGTCGCTACTTGCAGAAAGAATTAAAGCCCCATCTGTTTGAACTCCCCGCTGCCGATCCTCTGACGAAAGTGAGACTTCCGAAGCTCGAAACAATGCCAAGCGAGATCACCAAGCGTTGGCCAACCGAAGATGAGGAGATTCTAAGAGAGCTCGTCAACAATCTCGACGAATTTCCGATCGACCACTCCGTTGGGCCGGCACTTTTTGACGGAGGTCAACAAGCAGCAACTCACCAGCTGAACGAGTTTCTCAACAAGCGACTTGTGCACTATGCCGACTCCCGCAATCAGCCGCAACAGGAAGTCGCCAGTGGGCTCTCCCCCTACTTACACTTTGGCCACATCTCAGCCCATGAAGTGTTCGCCGCCACGATGAATCACGAAAAATGGACTCCTGATAAACTTGCCGCCAAGGCCACTGGCAGTTCCACCGGTTGGTGGGGAGTGAGCGAGACAGCTGAGTCCTTTCTCGATGAGCTGATCACCTGGCGCGAGCTGGGGTACAACATGTGCTCGAAGCGAGACGATTACGCCCGCTATTCCTCGCTCCCCGACTGGGCGCAAGCCACCCTTGCCGAACATGCCGACGACCCGCGCGAGCATGTCTATTCACTTGATGAATTCGAATCGGCCCACACCCACGACGAACTCTGGAACGCCGCCCAACGGCAACTAGTGCGCGAGGGCCGTATGCACAACTATCTCCGCATGCTTTGGGGCAAGAAAATCCTCGAATGGTCCCCTACCCCACAAGACGCCCTCGCGGTGATGATCGAGCTGAACAATAAATACGCCGTCGACGGCCGCAACCCCAACAGCTACAGCGGCATCTTCTGGGTCCTAGGCCGCTACGACAGAGCCTGGGGCCCCGAACGCCCCATCTTCGGCAAGATCCGATATATGTCGAGTGAGAACACGGCCCGCAAAGTAAAAGTGAAAGAGTATATTAAAAAGTATGGGCCTAATGGGCAGCAAGACTTGTTCTGAATCTCTAACACAGCGCCTCACCGACTATGATCACTGCTCCTACTATCCTGAGTTCAAATCTAGTTCTCATCGGTTGCATATTTGTCTTTCTCTGGCTGGTGAGTCTCAAGCTTCGCGATGCAAGTATTGTCGATCCTTGTTGGGGTGCCGGATTTGTGATTATCGCCTGGGCAACCTATGCACAGTTGGATCTGCCAAGCCAACGCGCGAGTCTGTTGATCGTGCTGATAACGATTTGGGGACTTCGATTGTCCCTCTATTTGTTTTGGCGTAATTGGGCAACTGGCGAGGATCGTCGTTATCGTGCGATGCGTGAGAAACACGGAAGAAGCTTTTGGTGGGTCAGCTTGTTTACCGTCTTTCTACTGCAAGCCGTGCTGATGTGGTTTATCTCCTGGCCAGTCCAGTTAGGAATGCTGTTGAGTGAACCCTTGGGGGTACTCGATGTGATGGGGACACTG contains:
- a CDS encoding cryptochrome/DNA photolyase family protein; this translates as MHSKISPLRIRTANDNAIQPQGQFVLYWMIANRRTRWNFSLQRAVEWAQDLDKPLVILEALRCDYRWASDRLHRFVIQGMIDNAAALRKDPVSYLPYLERQPGDGSGFLARLAREACVVVADDFPCFFLPRMISVASKQIPCRFELVDSNGLLPMRATDKVFLRAYDFRRYLQKELKPHLFELPAADPLTKVRLPKLETMPSEITKRWPTEDEEILRELVNNLDEFPIDHSVGPALFDGGQQAATHQLNEFLNKRLVHYADSRNQPQQEVASGLSPYLHFGHISAHEVFAATMNHEKWTPDKLAAKATGSSTGWWGVSETAESFLDELITWRELGYNMCSKRDDYARYSSLPDWAQATLAEHADDPREHVYSLDEFESAHTHDELWNAAQRQLVREGRMHNYLRMLWGKKILEWSPTPQDALAVMIELNNKYAVDGRNPNSYSGIFWVLGRYDRAWGPERPIFGKIRYMSSENTARKVKVKEYIKKYGPNGQQDLF
- a CDS encoding DUF1295 domain-containing protein — protein: MITAPTILSSNLVLIGCIFVFLWLVSLKLRDASIVDPCWGAGFVIIAWATYAQLDLPSQRASLLIVLITIWGLRLSLYLFWRNWATGEDRRYRAMREKHGRSFWWVSLFTVFLLQAVLMWFISWPVQLGMLLSEPLGVLDVMGTLLCMIGIAFETTGDWQLARFKRLPANKGKVLDTGLWRYTRHPNYFGDFCVWWGIYLIAVAGGAWWTIASPVVMSFFLMKVSGVALLESTIVERRPEYQEYIEKTNAFFPGPPH